The Alnus glutinosa chromosome 1, dhAlnGlut1.1, whole genome shotgun sequence region TGGTGATagaattaaggaaaagaaacatAGACCAACCATTTTatcatcaaaatttaatattattgtatCCTAATCACACATAATGTCATATTTTTGACGTGGTGAATCTATTATGGCATGTGATTGACGTGAAAAAGTTGATTGTGCAATCTATACACATGTTACAATACTATTAAGCATGACATATTTGATCAATTTTTGAACCTCAATGAGTAGTTTGATAAAAGCTAAAACACTTCTAATAGTATTTTTCCCTAATTAACTTCGATCAAACTCACATGGTAATGCTGTATCTTCTCCGTCGAGATGTATTGGATTGAACTCATGGTCTCTAGACTCTCTACAAACATGCATGATCATATTTGAACGAAtgtattctttcttttcttctttttttttttttttttatcgaatCCATTAACATATGTGGTGAGAAGAGACATTAAGTTGTGTAGGATATTAATGGAGCCTTTGAAGAaatatttgtacacactttgtCGATCATAAACCGATTCTAATTCAAATTAGTTGTATCAGAAAAATAGATTTAAGGGGTTTGGTTTCAAACTCTGTTAATCTATTTTCGTTTCGGTTGAACAACGCATTAGAGTTGGTAAGTGATATTATGGCCAATTACATCTTCCAATGGGTTTTGATTCATTATCTTTCTAagactaattaaaaaatttctaaatatttatctttacttagcaaataaaaactaaattatcaacatattggaaaaatgaaaatacaatCTCCCAAAATGATTGGGAATAAATCCTTTTTTAGGTAATGTAAGATGCTTTTTTGCAAAATCCCCATAAAAGATGGGATATTCTTTCGTGACATTCTTCTAGGAATAAGATGCAGCAGGTACATGTtttacccccaaaaaaaaaaaaaaaaaagacaaaaaaatgatacaatACACTTTTATCCTGTGGCTCTCAAAGGATGGCAGGATCTTTGTAtctcttgaaaatattttcaatatctGCCATTACTTCTGGTGGCAAAGGCCGCTCAGTTGTAAGAAATGCGTCAATGTCTTCCTTTAGTTGTTTGACAGAGGTTGCACCGATGATTGAACTCGCCATAAACGGGCGGTCTCGTGCAAAACCAAGTGCCAGTTGAACTGGAGTTAGGCCATGCTTCTTGGCCAACTCAAGATATTCTATTGTTGCTTCCTGAAATTCAGTTGTAACATCAAGAGCAGCATTCAGTTGGCTGTGACATTGAGTTTCCTGATGGGTCTAGAGTTGAAAGTTAAATAACAAGCAAAGCAAAAGCAACAACTTCCGAAAACTCCAAGTCCTGATTGAGCCATTTGCTTTTAATCCtttttcaattgaaaaaagaaaaaaaattatatacttaACTGAAAGGTTGTGTGACATATTAAAGAGATATCATCGCATACATTTAGTTCACACTTTCTGACAACATTATGGAGTACTTccacaataacaaatacaacatttcATTTTCCTGTGCACACTACTTGGTGTGAATTTGAATATCAGTGTTATTACCATGCTCTACATGATATCTATCTGTAACATATGTAACAAAAGAATGATTAACGTACCTTGGCAATTGATTTGTTATATCTTTCCATGTAGCCAGGGAAGAGGTTCATTCTTCCTTTTCTTGCAGCCTCGGAATTGATATCTATATATTTTCCTGTAAGTGATCCGCCGCCCAGTGGAGAATAAGCCAGTAAACCAATATTGCAATTCTTTGGGTGACAAACTTCAACAAGATCAACTGCAGAGAATCAAGTGGACAGAAGAACTCCTCAGTTAAGAGGCTGACAAAACCAAATCTGGAGTGAAATGATTTATATTGCATGATTGAACATATGATGCTAAAATTTCCACAATACAAGATATTGTTTCCTTCCTGACCTTAGCTGTTAAGATGACCAACCTGTTATCTTCTTAGAGTTTTGTTAAGGATTTAACCCTTTCAATCAATAGTTTGAGCTCATGTTTAGTCCCTTGATTATTGTCACCGCAGATATTAATGCAAGACTATTGGAGAGTACCCTAGGTAATATAGATAATGCAAATTGGATTAAAATATGATACATAAATAATATCAATTAGTAATAAAAGACTACTTAACAAAGTCGGCTGATGGCGCATAACTATCAATCCTTACCGGTATATCTCAGCTTTAAAGTCCAATTAGTTGAGTGGAAATGGGTATAACTTGGATCAAAATCCATTCAGTAGCCAGGCCAGCTTACCACCTTGGATTGTCATCCAAACAGATATAAAGCTCTGGTTGGCAAATTAAACTTCACTAGCACAATAAATTCCGCCCTCCCTCTacccacaaaaaacaaaaaaaaaacaaaaaaaaaaaaaaagaaaagaaagaagaagaagaaaagaaaccccaaaataaacttttttcttATAAGGTGAAGCTGGCTAGTTGAAGATAGATATTGAAGAGTATGCAGATTTAGACATTCTCTAATGTGGTAAAGGGTTGAAGACAACTTATGTCCGTAGTAAAATCAGCATGAGATATCAATCACTACAGCATTAGTTGCAGTAAAAAATAGCCAAATTGTCAGCATCTCTCTAAATATACTCCAGTGAGAGTGAACTACTAAAACATAACATCAAACTGTAACTAAACGATGCTGACAGGCGTATCCATGTTTCATCTCTAATGTCACATATCAGGAAGCCTCAATCGTAGGAAATATTACAATGTAACTGGCTAAATCAAGCAAGCAATCTCCTAGCTCTTTCATAAGAATACAAGGATAGCCTCCAGTGATTCAGCCAACATCAGCTACCATGTTGAATAAATCCTTGGCAATAGCAACCATTTTGACAGAATCGTTTGTTCCGATACATATGGGAGCCAACATGGTAAGATAAGCTATCTTTTATTCACGATTAACATACATCAACCAAAAAATTTGGATTTCCTCTAATAACTATATGAAGATAGTGCAAGAAAAGAACTAACCTTCAAAACGACATCTAACTAGGAGACTGTAGCTGTTTTGGATACTGACAATCTTCGGTAGTGCTTCAACTTTTGCTGCATGCACAAACTCCATCACTCCATATGAAGTCTCATTGGAAACACCAATGTAGCGTACCTAAATAGGTTCAAAAGAACCAGCAGCTTTTAAATTTCATTACTTTCTTTCAGTTACAAGTGCATATACAAATACCCAAACAGCTATTATGTTGTCTTTGTGTGCATCGTCATAAGAAGCAAACTCCAGAACACTATAATAACAACATGCTATTTATCAAATACCACTACACAATAGATATGGAGTTTTAATCTATAGCCACCTAACTTGTTTAGAAGGGATACTACATAAACAGGTATGAAAAGCCTGAACATAGAGTTAACTTCAATTTGTTACCTTTCCTTCATCAATAAGTTCTTTACAAGCCTTCAGTTGCTCCACAAATGGCACGCTTGGCCTCCATTTTGAAGGATCATATGAAAACTCACCAAACAATGCCACATAACGATCAGGCCTGGATTGTAACAGAATGGCGTGACCTCAGAAAccacaatttaaacaatttttattcaaattttccTTCTGAAAATCAAAGAACAGGTATAATATGACTGATCCCTCATTTAATGGGATGATGAAGCGTGCACTAATATAAACAAAGAGCACCCAGTGGAGAGATGATCAGGAATCTAAGCACAGAGAAACTTTTCTAGTTATATACCATAATATAAGCAAAGAGCATCCAGCTGATAGATGATTGCAAAAATTGATATGAATAGATGGTGTTTGATACACCAAACTGCTgaaactaacaaacaaaaaagcacAGCAATTGCAAAGATCTTTATACAGCCTGCAGTCATATATTAAAGCATGTAGAGATCACATACATCAGCTGAAAATGACAAATCACAACAAGAATATAGTGTGCACACTTCTATGTTCCAAGGAAAACTAAACATACCAATGAATTTGCAACAAATCAATGTAATCAGTGCCGAGGCGCTTGAGGCTTTTCTCCACACTTTCTCTAATATTTTCAGCATCGACCCGCAAAACCTTCGCATTGTCTCGTAGATAACTTGACCGTTCAGAATAACCGCATACTTTTGTGGCCAAAATAATCTATCCATTACAGGTAATACCCAACAATTAAAAATTGCTACAGATTCTTAATTATTGCTTTCATGATTAACATTGCAATATCAACTCCACAAGAATTTTTAAGCATAATATAACACGAATCCCAGCTTTCGTCGTCAAGATAAGAATTCGACAATAAAGtttaatttcaaagaaaattagATATGGtggaataaaaaaagaattatatagaACCCAAAAAAGAATATGGGGCAGTCATGCATGAAAAACAAATACCTTGTCACGAGGTTGTGACTTGAGCCAGCTACCAATGTAGAGATCAGTTTTTCCTTGTGTCTCCTTCCTCATTGGAATTGGGTACTGCAAAACAACAATTTGGAATGCCAGCCAACAAAAAGCGTATGATTGTGTTTGTGTTAGTGATTGAGTTATGAGAAAGAACTTACAGCCTCGGAAGTGTCGAGAGCATTAATGCCACGCTCAAATGCATAACTTAGCATTTCATGAGCTTCTTTCTCTGTGTTTTGCTCCCCGAATGTCATCTGAAACATTACATACAATTGTAATATGAAAAATAGCCCACAAATCTTGGTTTTAAGAAAAACAATATCAGTAATTAGACCAGCACtgattgaaataaaatttacaaaGGTAGCAGTTACATTTCTAAAAACCAATTGTGAATTGAGAATAATCAAGTACAAAGTATTACCcataacataaaacaaaaaatgaaggaTTCTTACAGTTCCAAAAGTGATTTCGCTAATAGCGAGGTCAGAGTCTCCGAGCTTCTTGTACTGCAACGCGCTCTTCTCGCCGAGTTTGGCGCAAGTGCGGGTCTTCCTGGCAAGCGTTCTGGTTCCAACATGGCTGCGTGTTAGGGAGAGAGTGCGAATGGAGTAGAGGAAAGCAGGGACGGCAGAGAAGGAGGTGGAGGTGGGGGTTGTGGTGGAGGAGGACCACGAGGCCATTGGGTAAAAATAATGGCCTTATCGCAACGGAGCCGTTTGAATTCAGTCTCTGCGAGGGGAGTAATTCTACACGGCAGCTTAAAATTCCATGAATCGTCCATCACGGCTGACGTGGCATCACGCCACGCCAAcactctttttattaaaaaaataaataaaattaaaaaaaaaaaaaccagtgtTGAGTCAGTGTGCCAACTGCCAACCCATTTTCTTCCCCAAACGGCCCAgaccattttccccccaaatcgTTTCCCTCCCTCTATCCATCTCCTCCCTCAGCCCCACCGACCGCCACCGTCGACCACCCACAATCCCGCCACCGGTACGTCCAGCTCCATCTCCGGATTTCCGGCCAAAAGTCACCGTGCGTTCTCCATCGAATCCGCCGACCCAACCAAAAGTCTCCACCgtgcgttctccatctccggccaaagGTCTGTGTGCTTGTGTCTGAGATTGATTTTTACAACCACCGTTCTCCATCTTTtctgttttgattcttttttctttg contains the following coding sequences:
- the LOC133858560 gene encoding uncharacterized protein LOC133858560, translating into MASWSSSTTTPTSTSFSAVPAFLYSIRTLSLTRSHVGTRTLARKTRTCAKLGEKSALQYKKLGDSDLAISEITFGTMTFGEQNTEKEAHEMLSYAFERGINALDTSEAYPIPMRKETQGKTDLYIGSWLKSQPRDKIILATKVCGYSERSSYLRDNAKVLRVDAENIRESVEKSLKRLGTDYIDLLQIHWPDRYVALFGEFSYDPSKWRPSVPFVEQLKACKELIDEGKVRYIGVSNETSYGVMEFVHAAKVEALPKIVSIQNSYSLLVRCRFEVDLVEVCHPKNCNIGLLAYSPLGGGSLTGKYIDINSEAARKGRMNLFPGYMERYNKSIAKEATIEYLELAKKHGLTPVQLALGFARDRPFMASSIIGATSVKQLKEDIDAFLTTERPLPPEVMADIENIFKRYKDPAIL